The DNA segment TTTTACGTGAACTGCAAAACGCGCTGCTGTGGATTAACTTCCGTTTCTATATCGCGCCGCTGTTCTGGCTGATCGTCGGCGGTCCGTGTGGGCCGGTTCTGCTGGTGGGCTATGCTTTCCTGCGCTCGTGGCAGTCCTGGCTGGCGCGTTACCAGACGCCGCATGAGCGCCTACAGTCCGGCATCGATGCCATTCTTCATGTTCTCGACTGGATCCCGGTGCGTCTGGCGGGCGTGGTGTATGCCCTGATCGGTCATGGAGAAAAAGCGCTGCCGGCATGGTTTGCCTCGCTGGCGGATTTGCGTACTTCGCAATATCAGGTGTTAACACGTCTGGCGCAGTTCTCGCTGGCGCGTGAGCCGCATACCGATAAGGTTGAAACGCCGAAAGCGGCGGTTTCTATGGCGAAGAAAACGTCGTTTGCCTTAGTGGTGGTCATTGCTGTACTGACCATTTATGGCACGTTGATTTAACGTACAGGCAGGACGCCCGGTAAGTTGCGTGTTACCGGGCAACGATGTCAAAGCGTATCTGCGGGCGGAATACCGAAGTCTGGCATTCCGTGGTCATCCCACCGAATCAGCTTCAGACGGGTATGGCGATTAGGATCGTAGAGCGGATCGCCTTCAATTTCGGTGTAGTTACGCGCGTGATACACCAGCACGTCATCACCTTCCGGCGTTTGGGTAAAGCTGTTGTGCCCGGGTCCATACTGGCGATTTTCATTGCTGGTGGTAAACACCGGACGCGGGGATTTATGCCAGTTTTCCGGATTCAGCGGATCGGCGTGGATATCAATCCATAACAGTCCCATGCAGTAATTTTCATCCGTGGCGCTGGCGGAATAGCTGATAAACAGCCGGTCACCGTGGGTTAATACTGCCGGACCTTCATTGACCCAAAAGCCCCGACACTCCCAGTCGTACTCCGGTTTGCTGAGCATCACCGGCTGGCCTTTAATCGTCCAGGGATTTTCCAGCTCCGCCAGATAAATGTTGGAGTTACCGGCGATATCTGGGGATTTTTGCGCCCACAGATACCACTGTTTTCCCTGATGGCGGAACGTTGTGGCATCAAGTGCAAAGGTATCAAACGGCGTTTTCACCTGACCCTTTTCGACCCAGTTGCCGGTGAGCGGATCGGTATCTGTACACTCCAGCGCGTACATCCGATGCTGAAACATGCCCAGTTTGTCGAGCGCCTGGGTATGCGCGGCGGCAAAGTAGATGACCCATCTGCCGTCGAGGTGATGAATTTCCGGTGCCCAGATCAGCTCGCTCATCGGGCCGTGTTCGGGTTTGCGCCAGACGACAACGGGTGACGCTGTACGTAATCTTTCCAGCGAATCCGCCCGACGGATTTCCAGTCGGTCGTATTCTGGCACTGAGGCAATAAAGTAATAGTCGCTGCCGTCGCGCAGGATAAACGGATCGGCGCGTTGTTCAATAAACGGGTTAGGCCAGTTTTGCATCAGGCTTTCCTTACGGTTTCAGTGGCTTTCAGTTCCTGATAATCATTGAGTTCGCGGTAGTTAGCGCGGCGTTTTTCCAGATCGTCCTGAATCTGTTTCATCAGTTCGCGGTCGACTTTCAACAGACGCACCACGCCGGCAGTGATCAGGTAGCCGACTCCCGGAATCACGGTAAAGAGCAGCACGATGCCGTTGATCGCGGAATCGCTTTGCGCTTTCGCCCCGGCATCATAGCCGTACCACGAGAGCAGGAAGCCAACCATCGCCCCGGCAATCGCCAGACCGAGTTTCAGGAAGAACAGGTTGCCGGAAAAGCTAATGCCGGTAATGCGCTTGCCGGTTTTCCATTCGCCGTAGTCGTCAACGTCCGCCATCAGGGACCAGTGCAGCGGCGACGGGATTTGGTGCAAAATGTTGAGCAGGAAGTAGAGCACGACAATCATCATCGTGGCTTTGGGATCGAAGAAGTAAAACGCGCAGGAGAAAAGGGCCAGCGCGATGTTGGTCCAGAAGAAGACCTTCAGCTTGCACCAGCGGTCGGTCAGCACTTTCGCCAACACGCTACCGATCATCATGCCGACCACGCCGAGACTGATAAAGATCGTGGCGAAATGGGTGCTTTGTCCCATGACCCAGGTGACGTAGTACATGGTTGCCGCCATACGGATAAAGCCCGGGCAGACGTTGCACAGCGTCAGCAGCAGTATGCGTACCCACTGGTCGTTCTTCCACACGTCTTTGAAGTCGTTTTTCATGTCATCGTGCGTAGGAACGGCAGGGCGCACACGTTCACGAACGGTAGCAAAGCAGAACAGGAACATACACATGCCGATAATGGCCAGCACGGTCATCGCCAGTTGATAGCCCTTCGCTTTGTCATCGCCGCCAAACCAGTCGACCATCGGCAGTAGAGTGAGCGACAGCAGCAATGTCGCGATACCGACCAGTACAAAGCGGTAAGACTGACAGGCCACGCGTTCTTTCGGGTCGTTGGTGATCACGCCGCCCAATGAGCAATAAGGAATGTTGATCGCCGTGTAGGTAATCGACAGCAGGAAGTAAGTGACGAACGCATAGATAACCTTGCTGCTATAAGTCCACTCCGGGGTGGTGAACATCAGAATGCTGAACAGCGCGTAAGGGAAGGCGATCCAGAGTAACCATGGACGAAAACGGCCATATTTGCTTTGGGTTCGATCAGCAATAGCGCCCATAATGGGGTCAGTAACGGCGTCGATAACGCGTACTGACAGTAATAACACCCCTACCAGAGCCGGGGCGAGACCAAAGATATCCGTATAAAAATAGTTCACAAACAGCATGATAGCGCCAAAGATGATGTTGCATCCGGCATCGCCCATGCCATAACCAATTTTTTCTCTTACCGACAGCTTACCTGTATCCATTGAGATGTCTCCCCATCAAGGTGATGGAAAGAATTATTCGTCTGTAAGCCATGAATTGCGTTGCAGGATAGCGCCGCTGATATGGACGAAATGGCTGTTGGGGGAAAAGTGTGAGGCAGGTAACAACCCTCACCCAGGACGGGTGAGGGTTCAAGGCATTAATGTGCTTTCGCCGTCTTCGCGGATTTCTGTTTGCACAGATAACCGATGCCAAGGACAACCAGCCATACCGGGATCAGGTAAACCGAAATCGCCATACCCGGCGTCATCAGCATAATCACCAGCACCGCCGCCATGAAGGCCAGACAGACCCAGTTACCCAACGGGTAGAACAGCGCCGGGAAGCGGGTTTTCACCCCCTGTTGCTGCTTAGCGCGACGGAATTTGATGTGCGCAAGACTGATCATCGCCCAGTTGATCACCAGTGCGGAGACCACCAGCGCCATCAGCAGACCGAAGGCGGATTCTGGCGCCATGTAGTTGATCAATACGCACAGCGCCGTCACCAGCGCCGAAACGATGATGGTATTCACCGGCACGCCGCGTTTGTCGATAGTGAGCAGGATTTTCGGGGCGTTACCCTGTTGCGCCAGACCAAACAGCATGCGGCTGTTACAGTAAACGCAGCTGTTGTACACCGACAGTGCCGCCGTCAGAACCACGATATTCAGCGCGTTCGCCACGAAGGTATCGCCCAGCTCGTGGAAGATCAGGACAAACGGGCTGGTGTCAGCAGTGACACGCGTCCACGGCAGCAGGGAAAGCAGAACGGCCAGTGAACCCACATAGAAAATCAGAATACGATAGATAACCTGGTTGGTGGCTTTGGGAATGCTCTGCTCCGGGTTATCGGCTTCGGCAGCGGTGATACCGACCAGTTCAAGTCCGCCGAAAGAGAACATGATGATTGCCATCATCATGACCAGTCCGGTCATGCCGTGAGGCAGGAAGCCGCCCTGTTCCCACAGGTTACGCACGGTCGCCTGCGGGCCGCCGTTGCCGCTGAACAGCAGCCAGCCGCCGAAGATGATCATCGCGACCACGGCGATGACTTTGATGATCGCAAACCAGAACTCCATCTCACCGAACACTTTTACGTTGGTCAGGTTGATGGCGTTGATCGCAATAAAGAAAACGGCTGCCGAAACCCAGGTGGGGATCTCCGGCCACCAGAACTGAATGTACTTGCCGACGGCGGTCAGTTCCGCCATTGCAACCAGCACATACAGCACCCAATAGTTCCAGCCCGACGCAAATCCCGCAAAACTTCCCCAGTACTTGTAGGCAAAGTGACTGAACGAACCGGCGACCGGCTCCTCAACCACCATTTCACCTAACTGACGCATAATAAGGAAGGCAATAAAACCGGCTATCGCATAACCCAGAATAATACCGGGGCCCGCGGACTGAATTACGGAAGCGCTTCCCAGGAACAGGCCTGTTCCTATCGCGCCACCCAGCGCGATAAGCTGGATATGGCGGTTCTTAAGGCCGCGCTTTAGCTGCTCGCCGTGCTGCTGACTGTCCATCATGAAACCTCGTGTGTGGTTTACCCTTCAGCACTCGGCCGCGTGACGGCGACCGGGCAATTTGAGTAATTATTATTTGTCCTACGCAGTGATGCGTGTAAGTTTGCAATTCCGTCTGTTGTATTATTATGTTTACAGCAATTGTTTTTGAAATGTCGCCGAAACTCTTTTGTCCGGATCAGAATAATGGTATGCGGCAGGGAATGCACCTGCTTTGTGAATGGATGATGACGAGTTGAATAAAAAGAGAGCAGTTGTTTGTCCCGCCTCTTACTCCCTGATAACACTTCCGTTAGATGTAAAATGCTTACCTATACAGAAACCATGCATAAAAACGCATCTGAATCGGTTCAACCAGGATTTTTCTTCGTTTCAATAAGGTTAAAACTACCTCATGGGTGGTAAATTTAACATTTGTGCATAGTTACATGTTTGAAACGTTATTTCTGTGATGTTGTTAAAATGTGCCTGGTTTACTGATTTCAATCAAAACCTGTATGGACATAAGGTGAATACTTTGTTACTTTAGCGTCACAGATATGAAATTGGTAAGACCAATTGACTTCGGGCAAATGGCTTAAGACAGGACATCATGGCCTACAGCAAAATCCGCCAACCAAAATTATCCGATGTGATTGAGCAACAGCTGGAGTTTTTGATTCTTGAGGGCACGCTGCGCCCGGGCGAAAAACTCCCACCGGAACGCGAACTGGCAAAACAGTTCGACGTCTCCCGTCCCTCCTTGCGTGAGGCGATTCAACGTCTCGAAGCGAAGGGATTGCTGCTTCGTCGCCAGGGCGGCGGCACTTTTGTTCAGAGTAGCCTGTGGCAGAGCTTTAGCGATCCACTGGTAGAATTGCTCTCCGACCATCCTGAATCCCAGTTTGACCTGCTTGAGACGCGCCATGCGCTGGAAGGCATTGCTGCATATTACGCAGCGCTGCGCAGTACGGATGAAGATAAAACGCGCATTCGTGAACTGCATCATGCCATTGAGCTGGCGCAAGAGTCGGGTGACCGCGATGCCGAGTCCGATGCGGTCCTCCAGTATCAAATTGCTGTCACCGAAGCGGCGCACAATGTGGTGTTACTTCATCTGCTAAGGTGTATGGAACCCATGCTGGCCCAGAACGTACGTCAGAACTTCGAGTTGCTCTATTCGCGTCG comes from the Citrobacter amalonaticus genome and includes:
- the ampE gene encoding beta-lactamase regulator AmpE, with product MTLFTTLLVLLVERLFKLGEHWQFDHRLEAFFRRVKRFSMARTLGMMIIAMVITFLLLRALEGLLFNVPTIVAWILIGLLCIGAGKVRMHYHAYLNAAARDDAHARTAMASELTMIHGVPPDCNEREFLRELQNALLWINFRFYIAPLFWLIVGGPCGPVLLVGYAFLRSWQSWLARYQTPHERLQSGIDAILHVLDWIPVRLAGVVYALIGHGEKALPAWFASLADLRTSQYQVLTRLAQFSLAREPHTDKVETPKAAVSMAKKTSFALVVVIAVLTIYGTLI
- a CDS encoding family 43 glycosylhydrolase gives rise to the protein MQNWPNPFIEQRADPFILRDGSDYYFIASVPEYDRLEIRRADSLERLRTASPVVVWRKPEHGPMSELIWAPEIHHLDGRWVIYFAAAHTQALDKLGMFQHRMYALECTDTDPLTGNWVEKGQVKTPFDTFALDATTFRHQGKQWYLWAQKSPDIAGNSNIYLAELENPWTIKGQPVMLSKPEYDWECRGFWVNEGPAVLTHGDRLFISYSASATDENYCMGLLWIDIHADPLNPENWHKSPRPVFTTSNENRQYGPGHNSFTQTPEGDDVLVYHARNYTEIEGDPLYDPNRHTRLKLIRWDDHGMPDFGIPPADTL
- a CDS encoding glycoside-pentoside-hexuronide (GPH):cation symporter, translated to MDTGKLSVREKIGYGMGDAGCNIIFGAIMLFVNYFYTDIFGLAPALVGVLLLSVRVIDAVTDPIMGAIADRTQSKYGRFRPWLLWIAFPYALFSILMFTTPEWTYSSKVIYAFVTYFLLSITYTAINIPYCSLGGVITNDPKERVACQSYRFVLVGIATLLLSLTLLPMVDWFGGDDKAKGYQLAMTVLAIIGMCMFLFCFATVRERVRPAVPTHDDMKNDFKDVWKNDQWVRILLLTLCNVCPGFIRMAATMYYVTWVMGQSTHFATIFISLGVVGMMIGSVLAKVLTDRWCKLKVFFWTNIALALFSCAFYFFDPKATMMIVVLYFLLNILHQIPSPLHWSLMADVDDYGEWKTGKRITGISFSGNLFFLKLGLAIAGAMVGFLLSWYGYDAGAKAQSDSAINGIVLLFTVIPGVGYLITAGVVRLLKVDRELMKQIQDDLEKRRANYRELNDYQELKATETVRKA
- the aroP gene encoding aromatic amino acid transporter AroP gives rise to the protein MMDSQQHGEQLKRGLKNRHIQLIALGGAIGTGLFLGSASVIQSAGPGIILGYAIAGFIAFLIMRQLGEMVVEEPVAGSFSHFAYKYWGSFAGFASGWNYWVLYVLVAMAELTAVGKYIQFWWPEIPTWVSAAVFFIAINAINLTNVKVFGEMEFWFAIIKVIAVVAMIIFGGWLLFSGNGGPQATVRNLWEQGGFLPHGMTGLVMMMAIIMFSFGGLELVGITAAEADNPEQSIPKATNQVIYRILIFYVGSLAVLLSLLPWTRVTADTSPFVLIFHELGDTFVANALNIVVLTAALSVYNSCVYCNSRMLFGLAQQGNAPKILLTIDKRGVPVNTIIVSALVTALCVLINYMAPESAFGLLMALVVSALVINWAMISLAHIKFRRAKQQQGVKTRFPALFYPLGNWVCLAFMAAVLVIMLMTPGMAISVYLIPVWLVVLGIGYLCKQKSAKTAKAH
- the pdhR gene encoding pyruvate dehydrogenase complex transcriptional repressor PdhR — translated: MAYSKIRQPKLSDVIEQQLEFLILEGTLRPGEKLPPERELAKQFDVSRPSLREAIQRLEAKGLLLRRQGGGTFVQSSLWQSFSDPLVELLSDHPESQFDLLETRHALEGIAAYYAALRSTDEDKTRIRELHHAIELAQESGDRDAESDAVLQYQIAVTEAAHNVVLLHLLRCMEPMLAQNVRQNFELLYSRREMLPLVSGHRTRIFEAIIAGKPEEAREASHRHLAFIEEILLDRSREESRRERALRRLEQRKN